In Penicillium oxalicum strain HP7-1 chromosome I, whole genome shotgun sequence, a single window of DNA contains:
- a CDS encoding Glutamate decarboxylase 4, which yields MVHLAPVKNDDQVFDPQSRVVDSLPAPQPDENDFYTNVYGSHFAVDHLPQHEMPEREMPRQVAARMIKDELSLDGNPKLNLASFCTTYMEDEIEQIMTDSFSKNFIDYEEYPHSAEIQNRCINMIARLFNCPTNVRDENAMGTSTVGSSEAIMLGTLAMKRRWQNKRKAEGKDYSRPNIIMNSAVQVCWEKAARYFEVEERYVYCTEERYVMDPKQAVDLVDENTIGICAIIGTTYTGEYEDVKAMNDLLVERGIDCPIHVDAASGGFVAPFVVPDMEWDFRLEKVVSINVSGHKYGLVYPGVGWVIWRSPEFLPQELVFNINYLGADQASFTLNFSKGASQVIGQYYQLIRLGKHGYRSIMSNLTRIADYMSDQLKEMGMVIMSKGHGNGLPLVAFRLPPKQERVWDEFALAHQLRERGWIVPAYTMAPNSNQLKMMRIVVREDFSMTRCDSLLADVKLALQSLEAMDASMAERYKTHVRNHREHPHHKQRSHGAYQNEKHSLQGKAGKTHGVC from the exons ATGGTCCATCTTGCGCCCGTCAAGAACGATGACCAGGTCTTTGACCCTCAGTCTCGCGTAGTCGATTCCCTCCCCGCACCTCAACCAGACGAGAATGACTTCTACACCAATGTTTACGGCAGCCACTTCGCGGTTGACCACCTACCTCAACATGAGATGCCAGAACGTGAAATGCCCCGTCAGGTGGCTGCTCGTATGATCAAGGACGAGCTGAGCCTGGACGGAAACCCCAAGCTCAA CCTCGCCAGTTTCTGTACAACATACATG GAAGACGAGATTGAACAAATCATGACCGACTCGTTCAGCAAGAACTTCATTGACTACGAAGAATACCCGCACTCGGCTGAAATTCAAAATCGATGCATCAACATGATCGCCCGTCTCTTCAATTGCCCCACCAACGTTCGCGATGAGAACGCCATGGGCACCTCTACCGTTGGTTCCTCGGAGGCAATCATGCTCGGCACCTTGGCCATGAAAAGACGCTGGCAAaacaagcgcaaggccgagGGCAAGGACTACTCGCGACCCAACATCATCATGAACAGTGCGGTTCAGGTGTGCTGGGAGAAAGCCGCCCGGTACTTTGAGGTTGAGGAGCGGTACGTCTACTGTACCGAGGAGCGCTATGTCATGGATCCCAAGCAGGCCGTTGATCTTGTGGACGAGAACACCATCGGTATCTGTGCGATCATCGGTACCACCTATACTGGTGAGTATGAGGATGTCAAGGCCATGAATGACCTCCTCGTGGAGCGCGGCATTGACTGCCCGATTCACGTCGATGCGGCCAGCGGTGGCTTCGTTGCCCCATTCGTTGTGCCTGACATGGAATGGGACTTCCGCCTCGAGAAGGTGGTCTCTATCAACGTTTCTGGACACAAATATGGTCTCGTCTACCCCGGTGTGGGTTGGGTGATCTGGCGATCCCCCGAGTTCCTTCCTCAGGAGCTCGTGTTCAACATCAACTACCTGGGGGCTGACCAGGCCAGCTTTACCCTGAACTTCTCCAAGGGTGCTTCACAGGTGATTGGGCAATATTACCAGCTCATTCGTCTGGGCAAGCACGGCTACCGGTCAATCATGTCCAACCTCACCCGCATCGCTGACTACATGTCCGATCAATTGAAGGAGATGGGCATGGTTATCATGAGCAAGGGCCATGGAAATGGTCTGCCCCTGGTGGCATTCCGCTTGCCTCCCAAGCAGGAGCGTGTCTGGGACGAGTTTGCGCTGGCGCATCAGCTGCGGGAGCGTGGCTGGATCGTCCCCGCCTACACCATGGCACCCAACAGCAACCAGCTCAAGATGATGCGGATTGTCGTGCGGGAAGACTTTAGCATGACCCGATGCGACAGTCTCTTGGCCGATGTGAAGCTGGCTTTGCAGTCTCTCGAGGCGATGGATGCGTCCATGGCGGAAAGGTACAAGAC ACACGTGCGCAATCACCGTGAGCACCCACATCACAAGCAGCGCTCCCACGGAGCATACCAGAACGAGAAACACTCCCTCCAGGGCAAAGCTGGCAAGACGCACGGTGTCTGCTAA
- a CDS encoding Acetoacetyl-CoA synthetase, producing MAAVNTLPRKLWEHPNPESTQMAQFQQELERSTGKKFESFHDMYLYSIQHRPEFWDFCWKFFPIIHEGTYTQVVNEATRMDHVPAWFTGIRLNFAENLLFSSQTGGKTGKEDGKVAVTEVREGDAKNAVHLTWGQLRQRTGALVQAMKANGVKRGDRIAVCSSNSIDTLVVFLATTALGAIFSSSSTDMGVKGVLDRLLQIQPRWLFMDDLAVYNGKKIDLRDKMKDIAQSMGSVSEFRGIVSVPRFHSQPADIEAVPRAVSLSNFLAKAGGKNTLEFERVGFRDPFLVVYSSGTTGQPKCIVHSVGGVLLNGFKEGGLHSELGPDSVALQYTTTGWIMYLSAVQTLTFGSRVVLYDGSPFVPDVTALVKLAAQERVTHLGISPRWLDELQRAKIRPREMVDLSSLRVVTSTGMVLRDALFEWFYDEGFPQRARLNNISGGTDIAGSFGTSNPISPVYVGGCAGGSLGVPVEVFDSTIEGGVGVKGVAIEDGIPGELVATGAFPNMPTMFWGDKDGKKYFNAYFARFDNVWTHGDFVSIHPVTKQLVFHGRADGVLNPSGVRFGSAEIYRVIEGQFSQEIADSICVGQRRPTDADERVILFLLMKPGVAFTADLVTRVRTAIRTELSARHVPAFVFETPEIPTTVNLKKVELPVKQIVSGKRIQPSGTLLNPGSLEFYYQFAEVEKLNRASKL from the exons ATGGCGGCAGTTAATACTCTACCCCGGAAGCTCTGGGAGCATCCCAATCCTGAGTCGACGCAGATGGCTCAGTTCCAACAAGAGTTGGAAAGATCCACGGGCAAGAAATTCGAG TCTTTTCACGACATGTACCTCTATTCGATCCAACATCGGCCTGAATTCTGGGACTTCTGTTGGAAGTTCTttcccatcatccacgagGGTACCTATACACAAGTCGTCAACGAAGCCACGCGCATGGACCACGTACCAGCATGGTTCACCGGGATCAGGTTGAACTTTGCGGAAAACCTCCTTTTCTCCAGCCAGACCGGTGGTAAAACCGGCAAGGAAGATGGGAAAGTTGCCGTCACCGAAGTTCGGGAAGGAGATGCAAAGAATGCGGTTCACTTGACATGGGGTCAATTGAGGCAACGGACCGGTGCGCTCGTGCAAGCAATGAAAGCCAACGGCGTGAAGCGTGGGGATCGCATCGCTGTGTGCTCTTCAAATAGCATCGACACCCTCGTGGTTTTTCTGGCGACAACGGCACTGGGGGCGATCTTTTCATCCAGTTCAACGGATATGGGCGTGAAGGGTGTTCTGGACCGCTTGCTGCAGATCCAGCCACGATGGCTGTTCATGGACGACTTGGCCGTGTACAATGGCAAGAAGATTGATCTGCGTGACAAGATGAAGGACATTGCGCAAAGCATGGGCTCGGTGTCTGAATTTCGGGGAATTGTTTCCGTTCCACGATTTCACTCTCAACCTGCGGATATCGAAGCCGTGCCCCGCGCAGTGTCACTCTCCAATTTCCTGGCCAAAGCGGGTGGGAAGAATACTCTCGAGTTCGAGCGGGTCGGTTTCCGAGACCCTTTTCTGGTGGTGTACTCATCAGGCACGACGGGCCAGCCCAAATGCATTGTTCATTCTGTGGGAGGTGTGTTGTTGAATGGGTTCAAAGAGGGCGGCTTGCATTCCGAACTTGGTCCGGATTCCGTTGCTTTGCAATACACCACGACTGGATGGATCATGTACTTGTCTGCTGTTCAGACACTGACTTTTGGATCGCGTGTCGTCCTTTACGATGGGAGCCCCTTTGTTCCGGATGTCACTGCGCTTGTCAAACTGGCTGCCCAGGAAAG GGTCACTCATCTCGGTATCTCTCCTCGATGGCTTGACGAGTTGCAGCGAGCGAAGATCCGCCCCCGTGAGATGGTCGATCTGAGCTCACTCCGCGTGGTGACCAGCACGGGCATGGTTCTGCGAGACGCACTCTTTGAATGGTTCTACGACGAGGGATTCCCGCAGCGGGCCCGCCTCAACAACATCTCCGGGGGTACCGATATTGCTGGCTCGTTTGGCACGAGCAATCCCATATCTCCCGTGTACGTTGGTGGTTGTGCGGGCGGAAGCCTGGGTGTGCCCGTGGAGGTCTTCGATTCAACGATCGAGGGAGGCGTAGGTGTCAAGGGTGTAGCCATTGAAGACGGAATCCCCGGTGAGCTCGTTGCTACGGGAGCGTTTCCAAACATGCCAACAATGTTCTGGGGTGACAAGGACGGCAAGAAATACTTCAATGCGTACTTTGCCCGGTTTGACA ACGTTTGGACACACGGCGACTTCGTCTCTATCCATCCCGTCACCAAGCAGCTGGTCTTTCATGGCCGCGCCGATGGAGTTCTCAATCCTTCTGGCGTGCGGTTCGGCTCTGCTGAAATCTATCGCGTGATCGAAGGCCAGTTCAGTCAAGAAATTGCAGACTCGATCTGCGTGGGCCAGCGTCGACCGACAGACGCCGACGAGCGCGTCATACTCTTCTTATTGATGAAGCCCGGAGTGGCATTCACAGCCGATCTCGTCACCCGCGTCAGGACTGCAATTCGTACCGAGTTGAGCGCGCGCCATGTGCCGGCCTTTGTCTTTGAGACTCCGGAAATCCCA ACCACGGTCAACCTGAAGAAGGTGGAACTCCCCGTCAAGCAAATCGTCTCGGGAAAACGCATTCAACCCTCGGGCACGCTGCTCAACCCGGGCAGTCTTGAATTCTACTACCAGTTCGCCGAGGTGGAAAAGTTGAACCGCGCGAGCAAATTGTGA